One segment of Alnus glutinosa chromosome 2, dhAlnGlut1.1, whole genome shotgun sequence DNA contains the following:
- the LOC133859100 gene encoding wax ester synthase/diacylglycerol acyltransferase 4-like, whose amino-acid sequence MEFMEGSEPVSPTGQYFNNSVLSVSIICVLESEVPINDAHSISLLNDVFLPINPRFSSVMVTDEKGDKQWKRVEVKVEDHVNVPIFPAGLSPTSYDEYLDDYLSNMAMDRLPQNKPLWEIHIFKYPTSNAAGNVIFKLHHSLGDGYSLMGALLSCLQRADNPSAPLTLPSRPNSEPKSDNRSAWTRVPQIFRLIFYSLSDFGWSMLKSTLVEDDQSPIRSEDEGAEYRPITISTMTFSLDRIKHIKDKLRTLTTNDVITGIIFLGTRLYMQEISHKSSKAHSTALVLLNTRMIRTYKSVKEMVEPDSESPWGNRFAFLHVSIPKFKDAESLDPLEFVWEAHKIIKRKRSSFGLHLTSRLLEIMKKFRGPEATAKYIHGTLRKSSMSISNMVGPAEKVALANHPIKGLYFMTVGPPQNLTITIVSYMGNVRVTAGIEKGFLDPQKFKSCMENAFEMMLKAASIETLI is encoded by the exons ATGGAGTTCATGGAAGGATCAGAGCCAGTGAGTCCAACTGGACAATACTTCAACAACTCTGTGTTATCTGTATCtattatttgtgttttggaatcTGAAGTTCCAATCAACGATGCCCACAGCATATCATTGCTCAACGATGTCTTCCTCCCCATCAATCCACGCTTCTCCTCCGTCATG GTTACGGACGAAAAAGGTGATAAACAATGGAAAAGGGTTGAAGTGAAGGTTGAAGACCATGTTAACGTCCCCATTTTCCCTGCCGGCTTGTCACCCACATCATATGATGAATATCTTGACGACTACCTGTCAAACATGGCAATGGATCGCTTGCCCCAAAACAAACCACTATGGGAAATTCACATATTCAAGTATCCAACAAGCAATGCAGCTGGTAATGTCATATTCAAGCTTCATCATTCCCTTGGTGATGGCTACTCTCTCATGGGTGCACTTCTTTCTTGTCTACAAAGAGCTGATAATCCTTCTGCTCCCCTAACATTGCCGTCACGCCCAAACTCAGAACCAAAAAGTGACAATAGAAGTGCATGGACAAGAGTGCCTCAAATCTTTCGTTTGATCTTTTACTCTCTATCCGATTTTGGATGGAGCATGTTAAAGAGCACTTTGGTTGAAGATGATCAGAGCCCCATAAGGTCTGAGGATGAAGGAGCTGAGTATCGGCCAATCACAATATCAACTATGACATTCTCTCTTGATCGTATCAAACACATAAAGGACAAGCTTAGAACATTG ACAACAAATGATGTAATAACTGGAATAATCTTCTTGGGCACCCGGTTATACATGCAAGAGATTAGCCATAAATCAAGTAAAGCACATTCCACAGCATTAGTGTTGCTCAACACTAGGATGATTAGGACATACAAATCAGTCAAAGAGATGGTTGAACCTGACTCAGAGAGTCCATGGGGGAACCGATTCGCCTTCTTACATGTTTCAATACCAAAGTTTAAGGATGCTGAATCCTTAGACCCACTTGAGTTTGTGTGGGAAGCACACAAGATAATCAAGAGGAAGAGAAGCTCATTTGGTCTCCATCTCACCAGTAGACTTTTGGAGATTATGAAGAAATTTAGAGGCCCTGAG GCGACAGCTAAATACATCCATGGGACACTGAGGAAATCCAGTATGTCGATCTCAAATATGGTTGGGCCAGCTGAAAAAGTAGCTTTGGCTAATCATCCAATTAAAGGCTTATATTTTATGACAGTTGGTCCACCTCAG AATCTTACTATAACAATAGTAAGTTACATGGGAAATGTGAGGGTCACGGCTGGGATAGAAAAGGGATTCCTAGATCCCCAAAAGTTCAAGTCATGCATGGAAAATGCCTTTGAGATGATGCTCAAAGCCGCCTCCATTGAAACTTTAATTTGA